A part of Crassostrea angulata isolate pt1a10 chromosome 5, ASM2561291v2, whole genome shotgun sequence genomic DNA contains:
- the LOC128185758 gene encoding uncharacterized protein LOC128185758, whose protein sequence is MLHWFDKPHLRNMTAILKTIFVLLSINGSVAGLYELFTPESRLSGFIMEKISPIGMVMCVRECSKRRFCASLNFNRKRLECELSHSDVSTNPSSMASDPDFIYIGRNEIPQEYFDSKIASCPARSSSVSTATGPKCVKSDCPIDHPDTNSTGVKVTSTKVGTVLNYTCNSDTSVVLTSKCRGNGTWTSSASLCLDIPDCFKTPASCWFQYNFTYDNTWDGCTGGTRYVRRTQYPSAPYVGVVLCSPTRYKIFLGSAFTDKFLSVGDGNGSGADHCELVGGYQTEAIMANDYSTAPTVTGYKRSNWGEPFTVGTIGKSTSYKCNSWYECGITIPTQPEPPCFNTSTSCWYEYSFVHDTAWNGCTGGKRYVMKTKYTSAPIVGVELCNSTRYQIFLGGNLTDKFLNIGDGSGVGKDHCELVGGQEMDAVLPGTHGNAPALTGYARLSVGNEFNIHAIAGGTGYHSNPWYECEVQIPWPHEPACMSATPPCWYALNVSVDNTPSPCTGGQILVKRTHYTSAPYLAVQLCSSTRYKLFLGSSLGATFKSIKDTGGYGEDHCELVGGTEANAVAGEYPLSPYVRGYYRSIVGQTFWYGWIDEYTYYLQCGVSIPGTNTVV, encoded by the exons ATGCTACATTGGTTTGATAAACCCCATTTGAGAAATATGACtgcaattttaaaaaccatATTTGTTCTTCTCTCAATAAACGGCTCTGTAGCAGGACTTTATGAGCTTTTTACACCGGAGTCACGATTATCTGGATTTATCATGGAAAAGATTTCTCCGATTGGAATGGTCATGTGTGTTAGAGAATGTTCGAAAAGACGTTTTTGTGCTTCGCTAAATTTCAACCGAAAACGATTAGAATGTGAGTTGTCACATAGTGACGTCTCAACAAACCCGTCTAGCATGGCGTCTGATCCTGACTTTATCTACATTGGAAGGAATGAAATTCCACAG GAGTATTTTGACTCAAAAATTGCGTCCTGTCCAGCTAGAAGTAGTTCTGTCAGCACAGCAACTGGACCTAAATGCGTCAAATCAG ATTGTCCTATTGATCACCCTGACACCAATTCCACTGGGGTCAAGGTCACATCCACCAAGGTCGGAACTGTCCTAAATTACACGTGCAACTCGGATACTTCAGTTGTCTTGACCTCTAAATGCAGAGGGAATGGAACTTGGACATCTTCTGCTTCTTTATGCCTAGATATACCTG ATTGCTTCAAAACACCGGCTTCATGTTGGTTCCAGTATAACTTCACTTACGACAACACGTGGGACGGATGTACCGGGGGAACCCGTTATGTCCGGAGAACTCAGTATCCTTCCGCCCCGTACGTGGGCGTGGTTCTATGTAGTCCTACCAG GTACAAGATATTTTTGGGATCCGCTTTTACGGATAAGTTTCTCAGCGTTGGTGATGGTAATGGTTCAGGGGCGGATCACTGTGAACTTGTGGGCGGATACCAAACAGAGGCTATAATGGCAAATGATTATTCAACAGCTCCAACTGTTACGG GATATAAGCGTTCTAACTGGGGTGAACCTTTCACGGTTGGAACCATTGGTAAATCGACATCTTATAAGTGCAATTCATGGTACGAATGTGGAATTACTATTCCAACACAGCCAGAACCTC CCTGTTTCAACACTTCGACATCGTGTTGGTATGAGTATAGCTTTGTCCATGATACTGCGTGGAACGGATGTACAGGCGGGAAGAGATACGTCATGAAGACCAAATATACTTCCGCTCCTATTGTCGGAGTAGAACTTTGCAATTCAACAAG GTACCAGATTTTTCTGGGAGGAAATTTAACAGATAAATTTCTTAACATCGGTGATGGTTCGGGAGTGGGAAAAGACCACTGTGAATTGGTTGGGGGACAAGAGATGGATGCAGTTCTCCCTGGGACTCACGGCAACGCACCTGCACTGACAG GTTATGCAAGACTATCTGTTGGCAATGAATTCAACATACACGCCATTGCAGGGGGCACTGGTTATCATAGTAACCCGTGGTATGAGTGTGAGGTGCAGATACCTTGGCCTCACGAACCAG CTTGTATGAGCGCCACGCCTCCTTGTTGGTACGCCCTCAACGTGTCAGTGGACAACACTCCTAGTCCTTGTACCGGCGGACAGATACTCGTCAAGAGGACACACTACACATCGGCTCCCTATCTTGCCGTGCAGCTGTGCAGTAGTACCAG GTACAAGTTATTTCTCGGTTCGAGCTTAGGGGCTACGTTCAAGAGCATAAAAGACACTGGTGGGTATGGCGAAGATCATTGTGAACTCGTCGGCGGAACTGAAGCTAATGCAGTAGCAGGAGAGTACCCTTTATCACCGTATGTTAGAG